A section of the Gloeobacter violaceus PCC 7421 genome encodes:
- a CDS encoding helix-turn-helix domain-containing protein codes for MQSLVLSPHPALAPFVTGYWFVEDLADANQGRPIRTTPHANAVLTVHFGRPNADESGVAVPMVSLLGVQSRARTWHSGEGCYFVMVMLSVPGLARLFPQTGTDSRNNWLDVGALLGGRVTNYLSDDLIGAWQPDRVTRRLDAWLLGRLASRGPVAEFERFEGAWRTLRRTARIDAASAAVGVSPRQLERWFQLHIGQSPKQLICQERVIASLHATQTGTGDPLAGFSDQAHQIRSWRRYLGTTPGHYTQTPTSEIAQHFSGDSHFASVGLAHYL; via the coding sequence ATGCAATCTCTGGTGCTCTCTCCCCATCCGGCGCTTGCTCCCTTTGTGACCGGCTACTGGTTCGTAGAGGATCTCGCCGACGCAAACCAGGGACGACCGATCCGCACGACACCCCACGCCAATGCCGTGTTGACCGTCCATTTCGGACGGCCCAATGCCGATGAGTCGGGGGTGGCAGTGCCCATGGTCTCGCTTTTGGGAGTGCAAAGTCGCGCTCGGACCTGGCACTCGGGGGAGGGCTGCTATTTCGTCATGGTCATGCTGAGCGTGCCAGGGCTCGCTCGCCTGTTCCCTCAGACCGGCACGGACAGTCGCAACAACTGGCTGGATGTCGGAGCGCTGCTGGGCGGGAGAGTGACGAACTACCTGAGCGACGATCTCATCGGCGCCTGGCAGCCGGATAGAGTCACCCGTCGCCTGGATGCCTGGCTTTTGGGCCGTCTCGCTTCGAGGGGGCCGGTGGCGGAGTTCGAGCGGTTCGAGGGGGCGTGGCGCACACTCAGACGCACCGCGCGTATCGACGCAGCGTCGGCGGCAGTGGGGGTGTCGCCCCGCCAACTTGAACGGTGGTTTCAACTGCACATCGGCCAGTCCCCGAAGCAGCTCATCTGTCAGGAACGGGTGATTGCGAGCCTGCACGCCACCCAGACGGGCACAGGCGATCCGCTCGCAGGTTTTAGCGACCAGGCCCACCAGATCCGCTCCTGGCGGCGCTACCTGGGGACGACGCCCGGCCACTACACCCAGACACCCACCTCAGAGATCGCCCAGCACTTTTCCGGAGATTCCCACTTCGCTTCTGTGGGTCTTGCCCACTATCTGTGA
- a CDS encoding dienelactone hydrolase family protein: MAVQTSAGIYAEFLDYAADEVLCEAYVAHDGTDGSKHPCVIVAHDWSGQNASIRTATEQFVSYGYLGFALDVYGKGVRGGETDDNSALMAPLMQDRALLRRRLLAAVAAAKRHPLVDPDRIAVVGYCFGGLCALDVARSATPDVPGVVSIHGVLQPPRIGVQASIRAKVLILHGWEDPMAPPADVLAVAQELTEAGADWQIHAYGHAMHSFSWPLANRPEVGIAYNSSAHKRSTIALQKFLEEIFKAVVS; encoded by the coding sequence ATGGCAGTTCAGACATCTGCAGGCATTTACGCCGAATTTTTGGACTATGCAGCCGACGAGGTCCTGTGTGAGGCTTACGTAGCCCATGACGGCACGGACGGCTCAAAGCACCCTTGCGTCATCGTTGCCCACGATTGGAGTGGACAGAACGCATCGATACGCACAGCGACGGAACAATTTGTGTCCTATGGATACCTCGGCTTCGCCCTCGATGTGTACGGAAAGGGCGTGCGCGGCGGTGAAACCGACGACAACTCCGCACTGATGGCCCCATTGATGCAGGATCGAGCCCTGCTGCGCCGCCGCCTGCTCGCGGCGGTTGCGGCGGCGAAACGCCATCCCCTGGTGGACCCCGATCGCATCGCAGTGGTGGGTTACTGTTTCGGCGGGTTGTGCGCCCTCGATGTGGCGCGCAGTGCCACCCCGGACGTGCCGGGGGTCGTGAGCATCCACGGTGTGCTTCAACCGCCACGGATCGGCGTGCAGGCGTCGATCCGAGCCAAGGTGCTCATCTTGCACGGTTGGGAGGACCCGATGGCGCCACCCGCCGATGTCCTCGCAGTCGCGCAAGAGTTGACCGAAGCGGGTGCGGATTGGCAAATCCATGCTTACGGTCACGCCATGCACTCCTTCAGCTGGCCTCTGGCAAACAGGCCTGAGGTCGGAATCGCGTACAATTCCTCTGCCCATAAGCGATCCACGATCGCGTTGCAGAAATTCCTTGAAGAGATTTTCAAGGCGGTAGTATCGTAA
- a CDS encoding DUF29 domain-containing protein: MAFLYDKDFAAWATRQAELLRQRRLAELDLDHLSEEIEELAARERRALISSLKLILHHLLKWQYQPEKRSTSWEETIIRERGNVEDALDDMPSLRQLLTPEWIDKAYRRACRDANRETKLPDDAFPEQCPYALADILGDWWP, translated from the coding sequence GTGGCTTTCTTGTACGACAAGGACTTTGCCGCCTGGGCGACCCGGCAGGCCGAACTGCTGCGGCAGCGTCGGCTTGCGGAACTCGATCTTGACCATTTAAGCGAGGAGATTGAGGAATTGGCTGCTCGGGAGCGGCGCGCACTGATCAGTTCCCTCAAACTGATATTGCATCATCTGCTCAAATGGCAGTATCAGCCCGAGAAGCGCTCCACTTCCTGGGAGGAGACGATCATCCGGGAGCGGGGCAACGTCGAGGACGCCCTCGACGACATGCCGAGTCTGCGTCAGTTGCTTACCCCCGAATGGATCGACAAAGCTTATCGCCGCGCCTGCCGGGATGCCAATCGGGAGACGAAGCTACCGGACGACGCTTTCCCGGAACAATGCCCCTATGCGCTGGCGGATATTCTCGGCGATTGGTGGCCATGA
- the mnmA gene encoding tRNA 2-thiouridine(34) synthase MnmA: MTSSPKIVAALSGGVDSSVAAALVRKQGYRVCGVTLWLMRGKGSCCSDGMKDAARVCEQLDIPHHIVDIRQQFEETIVDFLVEGYREGITPLPCSRCNKELKFGLLLEYARRKLGIGTVATGHYARTGFDGQTGRHWLARAVDRTKDQSYFLYDLSQEQLASAVFPLGEMTKDQTRTLAAELGLSVAHKPESMDLCLVEAAGSMRNFLNAHIDTRRGEIVDTSGKILGEHDGAHHYTVGQRRGLGVAAPYPLYVVAVDAANNRVVVGAREEATACECTVGQVNWVSMAEPEAPIQAEVQVRYRSQPVQATIIPLPARGARIAFDDAPQFAISPGQAAVWYAGERVLGGGIILASGRS, translated from the coding sequence ATGACTTCCAGTCCCAAGATTGTCGCTGCCCTGTCGGGAGGTGTCGATAGCTCCGTAGCCGCTGCCCTTGTGCGCAAGCAGGGTTACCGCGTCTGCGGCGTCACCCTCTGGTTGATGCGCGGCAAAGGTTCGTGCTGCTCGGACGGCATGAAAGATGCCGCGCGCGTGTGCGAACAGTTGGATATTCCCCACCACATCGTCGATATCCGCCAACAGTTCGAAGAGACGATCGTCGATTTTCTGGTGGAAGGCTATCGGGAAGGCATCACACCGCTTCCCTGTTCGCGCTGCAACAAAGAACTCAAATTCGGCCTGCTGCTCGAGTATGCCCGCCGCAAACTGGGGATCGGCACCGTGGCCACCGGCCACTACGCCCGCACGGGCTTCGATGGCCAGACGGGTCGCCATTGGCTGGCGCGCGCTGTCGATCGCACAAAAGATCAGTCTTACTTTCTCTACGACCTGAGCCAGGAGCAGCTGGCCAGTGCCGTCTTTCCTCTGGGCGAGATGACCAAGGACCAGACCCGCACGCTGGCTGCCGAATTGGGCCTCAGCGTCGCCCACAAGCCCGAGAGCATGGATCTGTGCCTGGTGGAGGCGGCCGGTTCGATGCGCAACTTCCTGAATGCCCACATCGATACCCGCCGCGGCGAGATCGTCGATACCAGCGGCAAGATTCTGGGCGAGCACGACGGCGCCCACCACTACACCGTCGGCCAGCGCCGGGGTCTTGGCGTCGCCGCTCCTTATCCGCTCTACGTGGTCGCCGTCGATGCCGCCAACAACCGCGTCGTAGTCGGAGCGCGCGAGGAGGCGACGGCCTGCGAGTGCACGGTGGGTCAGGTCAACTGGGTCTCGATGGCCGAACCCGAGGCGCCCATCCAGGCCGAAGTCCAGGTGCGCTACCGCTCCCAGCCCGTACAAGCGACAATTATTCCTCTGCCCGCTCGCGGAGCGCGTATCGCATTCGACGACGCGCCCCAGTTCGCCATCTCCCCCGGCCAGGCCGCCGTCTGGTACGCAGGCGAACGGGTGCTGGGCGGCGGGATCATTCTGGCGAGCGGCAGGAGCTAA
- a CDS encoding anti-sigma factor domain-containing protein has protein sequence MSGPQPPEEHQALLVDYVLDQLNPEQASTVQSLIARDPEAAAEVERLRRVRDLLPYGVAAEPPAGLESAILAAMDAAPSQAARPRPRLTVVPWRPIAAAAAAGLVLALGLDSLRLRQELSTTADLVQLLQQPNTRLFALRGTGATTAASGSIVMDLDRRTALVAIQNLPASAPGQTYHLWAIVDGEPLTCGEFKTDAKGTAVARLEVPPGLYSSVVSQLLVTREMAGSAEKPGEAEVMISVT, from the coding sequence ATGAGTGGTCCACAACCGCCCGAAGAACACCAGGCTTTGCTGGTCGATTACGTCCTCGATCAGCTCAATCCCGAGCAGGCAAGCACTGTTCAGTCGCTCATCGCTCGCGATCCCGAAGCCGCCGCCGAGGTCGAAAGGTTGCGCCGCGTGCGCGATTTGCTCCCTTACGGTGTCGCGGCCGAGCCCCCCGCCGGGCTCGAATCGGCCATCCTCGCCGCCATGGATGCCGCCCCGTCCCAGGCGGCTCGCCCCCGCCCACGGTTGACCGTCGTGCCCTGGCGTCCCATCGCCGCCGCCGCTGCGGCGGGGCTGGTGCTGGCCCTGGGCCTCGACAGCCTGCGATTGCGCCAGGAGCTTTCCACCACTGCCGATCTGGTGCAGCTGCTGCAGCAGCCCAATACCCGTCTGTTTGCGCTGCGGGGCACCGGGGCCACCACCGCCGCCTCCGGCAGCATCGTCATGGATCTCGACCGGCGCACCGCCCTGGTCGCCATCCAGAACCTGCCCGCCTCGGCACCCGGCCAGACCTACCATCTCTGGGCGATCGTCGACGGCGAACCGCTCACCTGCGGCGAGTTCAAAACCGACGCCAAAGGCACCGCCGTCGCCCGCCTGGAGGTGCCGCCGGGACTTTATAGTTCTGTCGTTTCACAGCTGCTGGTCACCCGCGAAATGGCTGGATCGGCAGAAAAACCCGGCGAGGCCGAAGTGATGATTAGCGTCACCTGA
- a CDS encoding TrmH family RNA methyltransferase: protein MLTSLQNPVIKQLRKLHAAKERQAQGLFLVEGTHPVAAALAGGWELEFVCATEAWVGEHPAMHTALSGRAGRYETVAPAVIEALADTVHPSGVVAAVRRRADAWRPLLERDVSLLVLGERLQDPGNVGTLVRSCAAVGADGLVLSADSVDPDHPKVLRASAGLWFRSPPLSVPDLTACVADLVRRGVQVLAADAGAGRSLWECDLRRPTAFVLGSEGQGLSEPLRRCLPERVGIPLAPGVESLNVAVSGALLLFEAARQRRGSSH from the coding sequence ATGCTCACGAGCCTGCAAAATCCTGTGATTAAACAACTGCGCAAGTTGCATGCCGCCAAAGAGCGTCAGGCGCAGGGGCTGTTTCTGGTCGAAGGCACCCACCCGGTGGCCGCGGCACTCGCGGGCGGCTGGGAGCTGGAGTTTGTCTGCGCTACCGAAGCCTGGGTCGGGGAGCACCCCGCAATGCACACCGCCCTGAGCGGCCGGGCCGGCCGCTACGAGACGGTCGCACCCGCCGTTATCGAAGCGCTTGCCGATACCGTCCATCCAAGCGGGGTCGTTGCCGCTGTGCGCCGCCGCGCTGATGCCTGGCGCCCGCTGCTGGAGCGTGACGTTTCACTGTTGGTTCTGGGCGAGCGGCTGCAAGATCCCGGCAACGTCGGCACGCTGGTGCGCAGTTGCGCGGCGGTGGGTGCCGACGGTTTGGTGCTAAGCGCCGACAGCGTCGACCCGGATCATCCGAAGGTGCTGCGCGCGAGCGCCGGGCTGTGGTTTCGCTCGCCGCCGCTGAGCGTCCCGGATTTGACCGCGTGCGTTGCGGATCTGGTGCGCCGGGGCGTACAGGTGCTCGCCGCCGACGCGGGGGCCGGCCGTTCGCTCTGGGAGTGCGACCTGCGTCGGCCCACAGCCTTTGTGTTGGGCAGCGAAGGGCAGGGCCTCAGCGAGCCGTTGCGCCGGTGCCTCCCCGAGCGCGTCGGCATTCCCCTCGCCCCCGGAGTCGAATCGCTCAATGTGGCTGTCAGCGGCGCATTGCTGTTATTTGAAGCGGCCCGTCAGCGCCGGGGCTCCTCGCACTGA
- a CDS encoding DedA family protein has protein sequence MLERVIEVVGTLGYLGIAALMFLETVVPPIPSEAIMPLAGVAAAQGKLNLLGVVVSGTIGALLGNLLWYYLGRRIGPKRLGRWADRYGRWFGLSARSVDTAQLWFARYGAAAVFLCRMVPGIRTWISLPAGAAGMSLVPFLLCSALGTLLWTALLAWTGLLLENNYRLAEQQLGPLSAVAFGGLLFLIVLWKFRRKNSAP, from the coding sequence ATGCTCGAAAGAGTGATCGAGGTCGTCGGGACGCTGGGCTATCTGGGCATCGCGGCGCTGATGTTTCTGGAGACCGTCGTACCGCCCATTCCATCCGAGGCGATCATGCCCCTGGCCGGGGTTGCCGCGGCGCAGGGCAAGTTGAACCTGCTCGGCGTGGTGGTTTCTGGGACGATTGGGGCGTTGTTGGGTAATTTGCTCTGGTACTACCTGGGCAGGCGGATTGGTCCCAAGCGGCTTGGCAGATGGGCGGATCGCTACGGCCGCTGGTTCGGCCTCTCGGCCCGGAGTGTGGACACAGCCCAACTCTGGTTTGCCAGGTACGGAGCGGCAGCGGTGTTTTTGTGCCGTATGGTGCCGGGCATTCGTACCTGGATCTCGCTGCCGGCCGGGGCCGCCGGGATGTCCCTGGTGCCGTTCTTGCTCTGTTCGGCCCTTGGAACCCTGCTGTGGACGGCGCTTTTGGCCTGGACAGGGCTGCTGCTTGAAAATAACTACCGGCTGGCGGAGCAGCAGTTGGGTCCCCTCTCCGCTGTGGCCTTTGGGGGCCTTCTCTTTTTGATCGTGCTCTGGAAGTTTCGCCGCAAAAACTCCGCCCCCTGA
- a CDS encoding PQQ-dependent sugar dehydrogenase yields MNVFSLPSVQIRPIHFIGTLTTLVWLLCLWFGTAAWADPTLPAGFVSETVVTGISKPTTIAWTPDGTKMFIAIKDGHVRVVDKGVLLGTDFIDISAEVNDYYDRGLLGIAVHPEFPAKPYVYLLYTYDPPGVVSNGTGARVSRLLRVSADPNNLNVALPGSAVVLLGKNSTFEHIGDPASNFGPSSCEQAGLFVDDCLPSDHYFHTIGTVTFGIDGSLYVGNGDGSSLTVDTQKLRVLNLDSFAGKILRINPLTGDGYADNPFFDGDPTHNRSKVYNYGLRNPFRFSIHPQTNEPFIADVGWTNWEEINSGRGKNFGWPCYEGRDGGVSEPQAKYRDSTATKDACSALYAQEASAVQAPLYAYPHNGKGAAVLAGPFYQGIAYPASYQGAMFIGDYNNDWIKYLAFAADGSASVQDFASDLSPAGGPVQIVQGPDTNLYFVIFNGSDNSEIRRIRYVAGGNTPPLARVGATPTSGLAPLAVSFSSGGSSDADGGPLLYSWQFADGTSSTDPNPVHTYTADGTYSATLTVTDAQGSAATATIAISVGNRPPAARITTPANGSTYADGQTVYFTGEASDPEEGTLTGDRLQWELYQHHNEHVHFDLLPPTSGTSGSFTPVVHGEDGDPAYLELCLRAGDASGLQDSDCLNLYPAAAVDGLRLDFASAAGTVVDKDGEGTGFTSVQPNAAANQYDPARIDLDRAAGTLALTATRGGLAANTLKNGLQAVLDATRPFTVSARLRGPFTSLSAAFQQGGVFFGPDQNNHVRLVIVHNGAAGLSLLLQQEQNGKLLNVAEVKNLDWAGIQTLDLFLQGDPDGGKIAASYRINSDATAPTAMPGVFQPTTPAPFFADDASARAGILAFTGSGPDTVFRFESFAIEHPLPGQLNLDFASAAVGTVVDKDGEGTGFTSVQPNAAANQYDPARINLDRAAGTLVLTATQGGPGPNTLKNGLQAALDATRPFTVSARLQGPPTNLTTAYQQGGIFVGRDQDNYVKLVVVNSASGTGGLGLQFYQEQNGVRTSVGGGQASQIKGLDWAGIRTLDLFLQGDPATGKITASYRINSDTAAPIPFAQVFQPTNPGVFFADAATARAGILALTSNAPDVTVVFESFALQSAAVGP; encoded by the coding sequence ATGAACGTATTTTCCCTTCCATCGGTTCAAATCCGCCCGATTCACTTTATCGGAACGCTCACCACCCTGGTGTGGCTATTGTGCCTGTGGTTCGGCACCGCAGCCTGGGCGGACCCCACCCTGCCGGCGGGTTTTGTCAGCGAAACGGTGGTGACGGGCATTTCGAAGCCGACGACGATTGCCTGGACACCGGATGGCACGAAGATGTTCATCGCCATCAAGGATGGGCACGTCCGCGTTGTCGATAAGGGCGTCCTGCTGGGCACCGACTTTATCGACATTTCGGCCGAGGTCAACGATTACTACGACCGGGGGCTGCTTGGCATTGCCGTGCACCCCGAGTTTCCGGCCAAGCCTTACGTCTATTTGCTTTACACCTACGATCCGCCCGGTGTGGTATCCAATGGCACCGGGGCCAGAGTGAGCCGACTGCTGCGCGTCAGCGCCGATCCGAACAATCTCAACGTCGCTTTGCCCGGTTCTGCCGTGGTGCTGTTGGGCAAGAACAGCACCTTCGAGCACATCGGCGATCCGGCGAGCAACTTTGGGCCCTCGTCGTGTGAGCAAGCCGGTCTGTTCGTCGATGACTGTTTGCCTTCCGATCATTACTTCCACACGATCGGCACGGTCACCTTCGGCATCGACGGCTCGCTGTACGTCGGCAACGGCGACGGCTCCTCGCTGACGGTCGATACCCAAAAGCTGCGCGTACTAAACCTGGACAGTTTCGCGGGCAAAATCCTGCGCATCAACCCGCTCACCGGCGACGGCTACGCAGACAATCCATTTTTCGACGGCGATCCGACCCACAATCGCTCGAAAGTCTATAACTACGGGCTGCGCAATCCCTTTCGCTTCTCGATCCACCCCCAGACCAACGAACCGTTCATCGCCGATGTGGGCTGGACAAACTGGGAGGAAATCAACAGCGGCCGGGGCAAAAATTTTGGTTGGCCTTGCTACGAAGGGCGCGACGGCGGGGTGAGCGAGCCGCAGGCAAAATACCGTGACAGCACAGCCACCAAAGATGCCTGCTCGGCCCTTTATGCCCAGGAAGCCTCGGCGGTGCAGGCACCGCTTTACGCCTATCCCCACAACGGCAAGGGGGCGGCGGTTCTCGCCGGTCCTTTCTATCAGGGCATCGCCTACCCAGCCTCCTACCAGGGGGCGATGTTCATTGGCGATTACAACAACGACTGGATCAAGTACCTGGCGTTCGCTGCCGACGGCAGCGCGAGCGTACAGGACTTCGCAAGCGACCTGTCCCCCGCCGGTGGTCCCGTTCAGATCGTCCAGGGACCGGATACCAATCTGTACTTTGTCATCTTCAACGGTTCCGACAATTCCGAGATCCGCCGCATCCGCTACGTAGCCGGCGGCAACACCCCGCCTCTCGCCAGAGTGGGCGCCACCCCCACCTCGGGCCTGGCTCCCCTTGCGGTATCTTTCAGCAGCGGCGGCAGCAGCGACGCCGACGGCGGGCCGTTGCTCTACTCCTGGCAATTTGCCGATGGCACCTCCTCCACCGACCCCAACCCGGTGCACACCTACACCGCCGACGGCACCTACAGCGCCACCTTAACGGTGACCGATGCCCAGGGGAGCGCAGCGACAGCCACGATCGCCATCAGTGTCGGCAACCGCCCTCCTGCCGCGCGAATCACCACCCCGGCGAACGGTTCGACCTACGCGGATGGGCAGACTGTGTACTTCACAGGCGAAGCAAGCGACCCGGAGGAGGGCACCCTGACAGGTGATCGCCTCCAGTGGGAGCTTTACCAGCACCACAACGAGCATGTCCACTTCGATCTCTTGCCGCCCACCAGCGGCACGAGCGGCAGTTTTACCCCGGTTGTGCATGGCGAGGACGGGGATCCGGCCTATCTGGAGCTTTGCTTGAGAGCCGGCGACGCTTCCGGCTTGCAAGACAGCGATTGCCTCAACTTGTATCCTGCCGCCGCCGTGGACGGCTTGCGCCTGGACTTTGCCTCGGCGGCGGGGACGGTGGTGGACAAAGACGGCGAGGGCACAGGCTTCACCTCGGTGCAGCCGAACGCGGCCGCCAACCAGTACGACCCGGCCCGCATCGATCTCGACAGGGCGGCAGGCACGCTGGCGCTGACGGCCACCCGGGGAGGGCTTGCCGCCAACACTCTAAAAAACGGCCTGCAGGCGGTTCTTGACGCTACCCGGCCTTTCACCGTCAGCGCCCGATTGCGCGGTCCGTTCACGTCGCTGAGCGCCGCATTCCAGCAGGGCGGCGTGTTCTTCGGTCCCGACCAGAACAACCACGTCCGATTGGTCATCGTTCACAACGGTGCCGCCGGTCTCTCCCTGCTGTTGCAACAGGAGCAAAACGGCAAACTCCTCAATGTCGCCGAGGTCAAAAACCTCGACTGGGCCGGCATCCAGACGCTCGATCTATTTTTGCAGGGCGACCCGGACGGCGGCAAAATCGCCGCAAGCTACCGAATCAACAGCGATGCGACCGCGCCGACAGCGATGCCTGGGGTCTTCCAGCCCACCACGCCCGCGCCGTTTTTTGCCGACGACGCGTCCGCCCGCGCCGGCATTCTCGCTTTCACCGGCAGCGGGCCCGATACTGTCTTTCGCTTCGAGAGCTTTGCGATCGAGCACCCGCTGCCTGGTCAGCTGAACCTGGACTTTGCCTCGGCGGCGGTGGGGACGGTGGTGGACAAAGACGGCGAGGGCACAGGCTTCACCTCGGTGCAGCCGAACGCGGCCGCCAACCAGTACGACCCGGCCCGCATCAATCTCGACAGGGCGGCGGGCACACTGGTGCTGACGGCCACCCAGGGCGGCCCCGGCCCGAATACCCTCAAAAACGGCCTGCAGGCGGCCCTGGATGCCACCCGGCCTTTCACCGTCAGTGCCCGGCTTCAGGGACCGCCTACGAACCTGACCACCGCCTACCAGCAGGGAGGTATCTTCGTAGGTCGCGACCAGGACAACTACGTCAAACTGGTGGTCGTCAACTCCGCCTCCGGCACCGGCGGTTTAGGACTGCAGTTCTACCAGGAGCAAAACGGCGTCCGTACTAGCGTCGGCGGGGGACAGGCCTCCCAGATCAAGGGTCTCGACTGGGCAGGTATCCGCACGTTGGATCTATTCCTGCAGGGCGACCCGGCCACCGGCAAGATCACCGCCAGCTACCGGATCAACTCCGATACGGCGGCACCCATCCCCTTTGCCCAGGTGTTCCAGCCGACTAACCCCGGGGTGTTCTTCGCCGACGCCGCCACCGCCCGGGCCGGCATTCTTGCCCTGACCAGCAACGCCCCAGATGTGACCGTCGTCTTCGAGAGTTTTGCTCTGCAATCCGCAGCAGTCGGACCTTGA
- a CDS encoding DUF3326 domain-containing protein, which produces MKPLVVLLLVPTGVGAAVGGFAGDAIPVARLLAGVADCLITHPNVLNGALLSYPLTNALYVEGYGLDRFCKGEWRLRPVHRNRVGVVLDAGLSASQHQQHLHALEAARYTLGVDILGHCTTEGPLGVEICGGAVGTAWGTLRHPQRLLAAAQRLATAGAEAIAVVSRCPESDDTAYRAGRGVDPVGGVEAVISHLVVRHLQLPAAHAPAFDYDPLPGPVHPRVAAEVLGPTFLPCVLAGLARAPRFVSGPGVLPQDLAAAAVDVVVSPVDCCGGAGLLALMDSTNRPVLLAVEENTTRLNVTPERLGLKVRRVRSYLEACGWLVALKQGVAFAEGTAPELPV; this is translated from the coding sequence GTGAAGCCGCTGGTGGTATTGTTGCTCGTGCCCACCGGTGTCGGCGCCGCGGTGGGCGGTTTTGCCGGCGACGCCATTCCGGTGGCCCGTTTGCTTGCAGGGGTAGCCGACTGTCTGATTACGCACCCGAACGTACTCAACGGGGCCCTGCTCAGCTACCCGCTCACCAACGCCCTCTACGTCGAAGGTTACGGTCTCGACCGCTTCTGCAAAGGCGAGTGGCGGCTGCGGCCCGTGCACCGCAACCGGGTGGGAGTGGTGCTGGATGCGGGTCTATCCGCATCCCAACACCAGCAGCACCTGCATGCCCTGGAGGCGGCCCGTTACACCCTGGGAGTCGACATCCTGGGCCACTGCACCACCGAGGGACCGCTCGGAGTTGAAATTTGCGGCGGTGCCGTCGGCACCGCCTGGGGTACCCTGCGCCACCCGCAGCGGCTGCTGGCAGCCGCCCAGCGGCTCGCGACGGCCGGAGCAGAGGCGATTGCCGTTGTCTCGCGCTGCCCCGAAAGCGACGATACTGCCTACCGCGCGGGGCGGGGTGTCGATCCGGTGGGCGGGGTGGAGGCGGTGATCAGCCATCTGGTGGTCCGCCACCTGCAGCTTCCCGCCGCCCACGCCCCCGCCTTCGACTACGATCCGCTCCCCGGTCCGGTACACCCGCGCGTGGCTGCCGAAGTGCTGGGCCCGACTTTTTTGCCCTGCGTGCTGGCCGGTCTTGCGCGCGCGCCGCGCTTTGTCAGCGGTCCCGGGGTACTGCCACAGGATCTCGCAGCGGCGGCGGTCGATGTTGTGGTCAGCCCCGTCGACTGCTGCGGTGGAGCGGGGCTGCTCGCCTTGATGGACAGCACGAACCGGCCGGTGCTGCTCGCCGTCGAGGAGAACACCACCCGCCTGAACGTCACCCCCGAGCGCCTCGGCCTCAAAGTGCGGCGGGTGCGCTCCTATCTAGAGGCGTGCGGCTGGTTGGTCGCCCTCAAACAAGGGGTGGCCTTCGCCGAGGGAACGGCCCCCGAGCTTCCGGTATAA